Proteins encoded in a region of the Panicum hallii strain FIL2 chromosome 3, PHallii_v3.1, whole genome shotgun sequence genome:
- the LOC112886641 gene encoding expansin-B11-like codes for MAAASTHLVAVAVVLAALVGGAWCGPPKVPPGKNISADCDGKWLEAKATWYGKPTGAGPDDNGGACGYKEVNKAPFNGMGACGNSPIFKDGLGCGSCYEIKCDKPAECSGEPIIVYITDMNYEPIAAYHFDLAGTAFGAMAKKGEEEKLRKAGIIDMQFRRVKCKYPADTKIAFHVEKGCNPNYLALLVKYAAGDGDIVGVDMKEKGAKEYQSLKHSWGAIWRMEAPKPIKGPISIRITSEGGKTLEQEDVIPEGWKPDTLYPSKLQF; via the coding sequence atggcggcggcgtcgaCGCATCTTGttgcggtggcggtggtgctcgCGGCGCTGGTGGGCGGCGCATGGTGCGGTCCGCCCAAGGTTCCCCCGGGCAAGAACATCTCGGCAGACTGCGACGGCAAGTGGCTGGAGGCCAAGGCGACATGGTACGGCAAGCCGACAGGCGCGGGGCCCGACGACAACGGTGGCGCCTGCGGGTACAAGGAGGTGAACAAGGCTCCCTTCAACGGCATGGGGGCGTGCGGCAACTCGCCCATCTTCAAGGACGGCCTCGGCTGCGGCTCCTGCTACGAGATCAAGTGCGACAAGCCCGCCGAGTGCTCGGGCGAGCCCATCATCGTCTACATCACCGACATGAACTACGAGCCCATCGCCGCCTACCATTTTGACCTGGCCGGCACGGCCTTTGGAGCCATGGCCaagaagggggaggaggagaagctGCGCAAGGCGGGCATCATCGACATGCAGTTCCGCCGCGTCAAGTGCAAGTACCCGGCCGACACCAAGATTGCCTTCCACGTCGAGAAGGGCTGCAACCCCAACTACCTGGCGCTGCTCGTCAAGTacgccgccggcgacggcgacatCGTCGGCGTCGACATGAAGGAGAAGGGCGCCAAAGAGTACCAGTCCCTGAAGCACTCTTGGGGCGCCATCTGGAGGATGGAAGCCCCCAAGCCGATCAAGGGCCCCATCTCCATCCGCATCACCAGCGAGGGAGGCAAAACGCTCGAACAGGAGGATGTCATCCCCGAAGGCTGGAAGCCCGACACCCTCTACCCCTCCAAGCTCCAGTTCTGA
- the LOC112886640 gene encoding expansin-B11-like: protein MAAASTHLVAVAVVLAALVGGAWCGPPKVPPGKNISADCDGKWLEAKATWYGKPTGAGPDDNGGACGYKEVNKAPFNGMGACGNSPIFKDGLGCGSCYEIKCDKPAECSGEPVIVYITDMNYEPIAAYHFDLAGTAFGAMAKKGEEEKLRKAGIIDMQFRRVKCKYPADTKIAFHVQKGCNPNYLALLVKYAAGDGDIVGVDIKEKGAKEYQSLKHSWGAIWRMDAPKPIKGPISIRITSEGGKTLEQEDVIPEGWKPDTLYPSKLQF from the coding sequence atggcggcggcgtcgaCGCATCTTGttgcggtggcggtggtgctcgCGGCGCTGGTGGGCGGCGCATGGTGCGGTCCACCCAAGGTTCCCCCGGGCAAGAACATCTCGGCAGACTGCGACGGCAAGTGGCTGGAGGCCAAGGCGACATGGTACGGCAAGCCGACAGGCGCGGGGCCCGACGACAACGGTGGCGCCTGCGGGTACAAGGAGGTGAACAAGGCTCCCTTCAACGGCATGGGGGCGTGCGGCAACTCGCCCATCTTCAAGGATGGCCTCGGCTGCGGCTCCTGCTACGAGATCAAGTGCGACAAGCCCGCCGAGTGCTCGGGCGAGCCCGTCATCGTCTACATCACCGACATGAACTACGAGCCCATCGCCGCCTACCATTTCGACCTGGCCGGCACGGCCTTTGGAGCCATGGCCaagaagggggaggaggagaagctGCGCAAGGCGGGCATCATCGACATGCAGTTCCGCCGCGTCAAGTGCAAGTACCCGGCCGACACCAAGATCGCCTTCCACGTCCAGAAGGGCTGCAACCCCAACTACCTGGCGCTGCTCGTCAAGTacgccgccggcgacggcgacatCGTCGGCGTCGACATCAAGGAGAAGGGCGCCAAAGAGTACCAGTCCCTGAAGCACTCTTGGGGCGCCATCTGGAGGATGGACGCCCCCAAGCCGATCAAGGGCCCCATCTCCATCCGCATCACCAGCGAGGGAGGCAAAACGCTCGAACAGGAGGATGTCATCCCCGAAGGCTGGAAGCCCGACACCCTCTACCCCTCCAAGCTCCAGTTCTGA